TGGCCGGCGAGGTGAACGTGGACACCGCGCTGGAGGCGGCGCGCAAGTTCCCGGGGCTCAAGGGCATGGACCTGGCCAAGGTGGTCTCCACCGACACCGCCTATCCCTGGCGCGACGGCCAGCTCGACCTGGACAGCAACGCGTTCGTGACGGCCGAGCCCAGGTTCAAGGTCGTCGCCTACGACTACGGGGTCAAGCTCAACATCCTGCGCATGCTCGCCGAGCGCGGCTGCGAGGTGACCGTGGTGCCGGCGCAGACGCCGGTCGCCGATGTGCTGGCGATGAACCCGCACGGCGTGTTCCTGTCCAACGGCCCCGGCGACCCGGCCCCTTGCGACTACGCGATCGCCGCGATCAAGGAACTGCTGGCGCGCAAGATCCCGACCTTCGGCATCTGCCTGGGCCACCAGCTGCTGGCGCTGGCCGCCGGCGCGCAGACCCTGAAGATGGGCCATGGCCACCACGGCGCCAACCACCCGGTGCAGGACCTGGACAGCGGCCGGGTGATGATCACCTCGCAGAACCATGGTTTCGCGGTGGACGAGGCGACGCTGCCGGCCAATGTGCGCGTCACCCATCGCTCGCTGTTCGACGGCAGCAACCAGGGCATCGCGCTCACCGACGCGCCGGCCTTCAGCTTCCAGGGCCATCCGGAAGCTTCGCCGGGCCCGCGCGACGTGGCGCCGCTGTTCGATCGCTTCACCGCGCTGATGGCGGCCGCCGCCTGATGGCCGCCGTGCCGGCCATGCCGTCGCCGACCCGCCGCTGGCGGGGGCCGGCCACGGCGTTGCTGGTGCTGGCCGCGTATCCGGCCTTCGTGCTGGGCGCGGTGTATCCGCAATGGCTCAGCGCCGGCCTGCCGGGCGGGCGCGACGGCCCTGCCGATGCGTACCGCCACAGCCTGGCCAGCGCCGTGGTCGCCTACACCCTGTCGCCACGCTGCGTGGACTGGGTCACGGCGGTCATGGAGCGCGACGGCCACGGCAACGCCAGCCGGGCGATGGACGCCCACAACAACCGGATCGGCGCGCGCATCGGCGCCACCGCCAGCAGTTGGGCCGCGATGCAGCGCGAGGTTCGCGCCGCGGTCGACCATGGCGCGATCGATGCGCGTTCGCCCGATCAGATCACCTGGCGCGCCCCTGCGGCGTGGCAGGACCGCCTCTACTGAGAATCCCCCATGCCCAAGCGCACCGACCTCCAAACCATCCTCATCATCGGCGCCGGCCCGATCGTCATCGGCCAGGCCTGCGAGTTCGACTACTCCGGAGCGCAGGCGTGCAAGGCGCTGCGCGACGAGGGCTACCGCGTGGTGCTGGTCAACAGCAACCCGGCCACGATCATGACCGACCCGAACATGGCCGATGCCGTTTACATCGAGCCGATCAACTGGCAGACGGTCGAGAAGATCATCGCAAAGGAAAAGCCCGACGCGCTGCTGCCGACCATGGGCGGGCAGACCGCGCTGAACTGCGCGCTGGACCTGGCCGACCACGGCGTGCTGGAGAAGTACGGCGTCGAGCTGATCGGCGCCAAGCGCGAGGCCATCCGCATGGCCGAGGACCGCGAGCTGTTCCGCGTGGCGATGGGCGAGATCGGCCTGGAATGCCCGAAGGCGGCGGTGGCGCACACCCTGGAAGAGGCGCTGGAGATCCAGGCCACGGTCGGCTACCCGACCATCATCCGCCCCAGCTTCACCCTCGGCGGTAGCGGCGGCGGCATCGCCTACAACCGCGAAGAGCTGATCGAGATCGTCGGCCGCGGCCTGGAACTGTCGCCGACCAGCGAAGTGCTGGTCGAAGAGTCGGTGCTGGGCTGGAAGGAGTTCGAGATGGAAGTGGTCCGCGACACCGCGGACAACTGCATCATCGTCTGCTCGATCGAGAACCTGGACCCGATGGGCGTGCACACCGGCGACTCGATCACCGTCGCCCCGGCGCAGACCCTGACCGACAAGGAATACCAGCGCCTGCGCGACGCCTCGATCGCGGTGCTGCGCAAGATCGGCGTGGACACCGGCGGC
This genomic stretch from Xanthomonas sacchari harbors:
- the carA gene encoding glutamine-hydrolyzing carbamoyl-phosphate synthase small subunit; this encodes MTQPAILVLEDGTVFEGESVGAAGLSVGEVVFNTAMTGYQEILTDPSYARQLVTLTYPHIGNTGCTDQDDEAAQVWSAGLIVRDVPRRPSNWRNQVALPDWLIQRGVVAIAGIDTRKLTRILREKGSQNGALMAGEVNVDTALEAARKFPGLKGMDLAKVVSTDTAYPWRDGQLDLDSNAFVTAEPRFKVVAYDYGVKLNILRMLAERGCEVTVVPAQTPVADVLAMNPHGVFLSNGPGDPAPCDYAIAAIKELLARKIPTFGICLGHQLLALAAGAQTLKMGHGHHGANHPVQDLDSGRVMITSQNHGFAVDEATLPANVRVTHRSLFDGSNQGIALTDAPAFSFQGHPEASPGPRDVAPLFDRFTALMAAAA